A stretch of DNA from Butyricicoccus intestinisimiae:
GTCGGATATATTCTCCAGCAAAGACTCGCAGCAATCGTGCACAATATCAATACCCAGCCATGTTACAGAATAACCGTACGCAGAATCTATGAGTTTTGTATCGTATGCTATGATCTCACACAGAATCTCATACTGCCGGAGTATTTTTTCAAAATCCATGAGTTTTTCCAGCACGTTTTGACTTTCCGGTTGTTCTAAAAACATCAGGTACGCATCATACATTTCCAACAGCTTTGCAAAATCTTTCTTGCTCTTTTTCGTCAGCAAGTCCGTTGCAAGCAATGACCTTCCAATTCCACGATAATTTTCTTTTATTGGAACAATATCTATCTTCACGCCGCACCCTCAGAACAGCAGATTGAGCAGTCCGATAATAAAGCCGACCAGTGCGCCGAGGTTGACGACAGCGCCCAGCTCTTTTTTCATGATGGACATGACCAGCGTTTCGACTTCTTCCGGCTGCATGGCGAGAATTTTATTTTCCGCCACGCCGCGCAGATTGAGCATTTGAATCAAGCTCTCTGCCTTTTCGTCCACCATGCGCTCATACAGCTTCATGCACAAATCGACCGGTTCCATCTGCGCCTCCTGCATAAGTGCCAGCACGTCCCCGACTGGCTTTTGCTCCGACTCTTCCCAGATGCTGCGCATCTGCGGCGTGAGCAGCACATCTATATTGGTATCCAGATAGGCATCAATGTGTTCCTGAATCGGTTTTGCCAGACCTTCCAGCATATCGCCCCGAATCATCTTTCCCAAAAACGAACCGTCAAGCTTTTGGCTGACAGCTTCAATGACTTTCTGTGCGATAATATCGCCCAGCCCCATATCCAGCACGCGATCGCTGACCTTTTCGGTCAGCTTGTCCTGTAAAATATCGCGGCCCTTTTCGTAATTTTCTTCGCCCGCCAGCTTGATGCCGATTTGCTTGAGCGGTGTCTCCGTGTGCTTTCCCAGCTCCTGTGTCAGCGCCTTGCGCAGCTGTGTTTTCGCCTGTTCTGACAGCAGCATTTCCCGAATATCTTCTTGTGTGAGCAGCGTACTGCTTACCGCCTCACCGGCGGCGCGCGCGAGCCGTGCCTGCCCCTTCGGGATGATGCCCGGCGTAAACGGCAGCTGTTTTCCGAACAGCATCACCGGCCGCAGCGGGCGAAACAGCATTTTGACAGCAATATAGTTGGTGCAGTATCCAATGACGGCGCCGATCACCGGCCCCGACAGCGTTTGTACAATTCCGAGATCCAAAAAGATCCTTCCTTTCTTTTTCATACAGCATGATGAAAATACATATTTTTGATTGTTTTTACTGTATACCGCCGACCTGAAATTGTCAATAGATTCCCATATCCTGTGGGAAAAGTTACGGTTTCTTCATATTTTTTATCGAAAAGCCCAATTTTCACGCGGGCACTTTTTGGTTTTTCTGCACGGTTTGCTCTTCCGTTCTCCGCCGGAACGTGTTATAATATCCCATAATCAACTATGCCGCTGCATTCGGCACCATCATTTCGGAATCCTTTTCCGACCGGAACCAAGCGCCAGAGCTGCCATGCAGGGTAGCTGACGAGGTGGAAGTTATCGAAAATTCGGCGGATGCTTCCCGCCCGCAGGCACACGGACGAAAGCCGTTCTCTAAAACCGCACCGGTGACGGTGTGAACAGAGGGGTTCGGCACTGTGCTGATAAAAAATTTATACCTCGGAGGTAAACTATCATGTGTGGAATCGTAGGCTATGCCGGCCATGAGCAGGCGGCACCCTTCCTGCTGGAAGGTCTGGAAAAACTGGAGTACCGCGGTTATGACTCGGCAGGCATCGCCGTATTCTCTGACAAAGTTCGCACCGTCAAGTCTCAGGGTCGTTTGGCTGTCCTGCGCGAAAAGGTAAACGCTGCAGGCGGCGTATCCGGCACGCTCGGCATCGGACACACCCGCTGGGCAACGCACGGCGCACCGAACGACATCAACTCTCACCCGCATTCGAGCATGAGCCGCCGCATCACTGTGGTGCACAACGGCATCATTGAGAATTATATCCCGCTCAAGGAAGAACTGCAGGCAAACGGCGTGGTATTCCGCTCGGAAACCGACACCGAAGTTGTCGCACAGCTGTTTGACTATCTGTACGACGGCGATTTGGTCGGCACGCTCATCAAGGTGCTGCACCGCATCCGCGGCTCGTATGCACTGGGCATCCTGTGCACCGACTATCCGGACACCCTGCTCGCAGTTCGCAAGGACAGCCCGATGATTATCGGTCTGGGCGAACACGAGAATTACATCGCATCGGATATTCCAGCGGTGCTCGACCATACCCGCAAGTATTATCTGCTGGGCGACAATGAAATCGCACTCATCAAGGCGGATTCTGTTGAACTGATGGATATGGATCGCAAGCCGGTTCATCACGAAGTGTATACGGTAGATTATGATATTTCCGCCGCAGAAAAGGGCGGTTACGATTACTTCATGATGAAGGAAATCAAGGAACAGCCCAACGCGCTGAGCACCTGCATCGGCTCCCGCGTGCATGACGGAGAAATCACGCTGGATAAGCTGCGTCTGAGCGACGAGCGCATCAAGAACATCGGCCGTATTCATATGGTTGCCTGCGGCTCTGCTTGGCACGCTGCCATGGTCGGCAAGTACGTCATCGAGGAGCTGACCCGCATTCCGGTTGAAGTGGATTTGGCATCTGAGTTCCGTTACCGCCGTCCGATTCTCAGCCGCAATGATCTGTGCATCACCATCAGCCAGTCCGGTGAGACCGCTGACACACTGGCTGCGCTGCGCGAAGCAAAGGCAAACGATGTGCACGTTCTGTCCATCGTCAATGCCGTTGGCAGCTCCATCGCCCGTGAAAGCGATGACGTGCTGTACACGATGGCGGGTCCGGAAATCGCGGTTGCAACGACCAAGGGCTACACCACACAGCTCGCTGTCATCTATTTGATTGCCTTGAAGTTTGCACAGATTCGTCAGACCATTCGTCCGGAGGTATTCCAGTCTCTGCTGGCTGATTTGCAGAAGCTGCCGGAGCAGCTGGAGAGCATTTTCGCTGACGAGGATAAAATCCGTCAGCTGGCAAAGGATCATCAGTCCACCGGCACGGAGCTTGTCCGCAACAATGTATTTATCATTGGCCGCGGCATCGACTACGGCGCTTCGCTGGAAAGCTCCCTCAAGCTCAAGGAAATCTCCTATGTACACTCGGAAGCATACGCAGCAGGCGAGCTTAAGCACGGCACCATTTCCCTGATTGAGCCGGGCACACTGGTCATCGCTGTGGCAACGCAGGATCTGCTGTATGAAAAGCTGATTTCCAACGTCAAGGAAGTCAAGGCGCGCGGGGCGCACGTGATTGCCATCGTCAAGGAAGGCTGCACCGATGCGGAAACCGTCGCAGATACTGTTTTGTACATTCCGAAAACCGCGGACCTGTTCACCTCGACACTGACTGTCGTGCCGATGCAGCTGTTTGCATACTATACAGCCATTGAGTTAGGCTGCGACGTTGATAAGCCGCGCAATCTGGCAAAATCTGTCACAGTAGAATAAATATTTGTTTACAAGCGCTCTGTTTTTCAAGAAACAGAGTGCTTTTTTCGTATCTCAATTGACAAACCGCAAATGTATGTATATACTAACATTTGACAAGGGAGGTACTGCATATGACATTAAAAGAACTGTCCGTCGGCAGCTCTGCGATTGTAACGACTGTCGGCGGCGAGGGCGCCCTGCGTCAACACTTCTTGGACATGGGTGTCATTCCCGGCGCACAGGTCACCTTGGTAAAATTTGCACCGATGGGAGACCCGATGGAGCTTCGCATCCACGGCTACGAGCTGACCCTGCGTCTGGCAGATGCCGAAAAAATTGAAA
This window harbors:
- a CDS encoding DUF445 domain-containing protein: MDLGIVQTLSGPVIGAVIGYCTNYIAVKMLFRPLRPVMLFGKQLPFTPGIIPKGQARLARAAGEAVSSTLLTQEDIREMLLSEQAKTQLRKALTQELGKHTETPLKQIGIKLAGEENYEKGRDILQDKLTEKVSDRVLDMGLGDIIAQKVIEAVSQKLDGSFLGKMIRGDMLEGLAKPIQEHIDAYLDTNIDVLLTPQMRSIWEESEQKPVGDVLALMQEAQMEPVDLCMKLYERMVDEKAESLIQMLNLRGVAENKILAMQPEEVETLVMSIMKKELGAVVNLGALVGFIIGLLNLLF
- the glmS gene encoding glutamine--fructose-6-phosphate transaminase (isomerizing), giving the protein MCGIVGYAGHEQAAPFLLEGLEKLEYRGYDSAGIAVFSDKVRTVKSQGRLAVLREKVNAAGGVSGTLGIGHTRWATHGAPNDINSHPHSSMSRRITVVHNGIIENYIPLKEELQANGVVFRSETDTEVVAQLFDYLYDGDLVGTLIKVLHRIRGSYALGILCTDYPDTLLAVRKDSPMIIGLGEHENYIASDIPAVLDHTRKYYLLGDNEIALIKADSVELMDMDRKPVHHEVYTVDYDISAAEKGGYDYFMMKEIKEQPNALSTCIGSRVHDGEITLDKLRLSDERIKNIGRIHMVACGSAWHAAMVGKYVIEELTRIPVEVDLASEFRYRRPILSRNDLCITISQSGETADTLAALREAKANDVHVLSIVNAVGSSIARESDDVLYTMAGPEIAVATTKGYTTQLAVIYLIALKFAQIRQTIRPEVFQSLLADLQKLPEQLESIFADEDKIRQLAKDHQSTGTELVRNNVFIIGRGIDYGASLESSLKLKEISYVHSEAYAAGELKHGTISLIEPGTLVIAVATQDLLYEKLISNVKEVKARGAHVIAIVKEGCTDAETVADTVLYIPKTADLFTSTLTVVPMQLFAYYTAIELGCDVDKPRNLAKSVTVE